From the genome of Solidesulfovibrio carbinolicus, one region includes:
- a CDS encoding 4Fe-4S dicluster domain-containing protein — MPTRRMVLRQGLGACLVAAVLPATGLAAEVPPPDYAMIIDLGRCNGCLACVVACQEHNDAMPGGFPTKVEETEDTSGPFAVLRFLPTLCNQCREAPCLPVCPNGAVRREADGIVVTDHKRCTGAGACVTACPYGRRFIDSRTGKVDKCDFCRERLAKGLVPACVEACPTGARSFGDRNNPAGLFADHLAAGGLQPERPELGLEGAVLYRPAKRKEAS; from the coding sequence ATGCCGACCAGACGCATGGTTTTGCGCCAGGGTCTTGGCGCTTGCCTGGTTGCCGCCGTCCTGCCGGCGACAGGCCTGGCCGCCGAGGTGCCGCCCCCCGACTACGCCATGATCATCGATCTTGGCCGCTGCAACGGCTGCCTGGCCTGCGTGGTGGCTTGCCAGGAACATAACGACGCCATGCCCGGGGGCTTTCCCACCAAGGTGGAGGAGACGGAGGATACGTCCGGTCCCTTTGCCGTGCTGCGCTTCCTGCCGACCCTTTGCAACCAGTGTCGCGAGGCGCCGTGCCTGCCGGTCTGCCCCAACGGCGCGGTGCGCCGTGAGGCCGACGGCATCGTGGTCACGGACCATAAGCGCTGCACCGGCGCAGGGGCCTGCGTGACCGCCTGCCCTTACGGCAGGCGCTTTATCGACAGCCGCACCGGCAAGGTCGACAAATGCGATTTCTGCCGGGAACGTCTGGCCAAGGGGCTAGTCCCGGCCTGCGTGGAGGCTTGCCCCACCGGAGCCCGGTCCTTTGGCGACCGCAACAATCCGGCCGGGCTTTTTGCCGACCATTTGGCCGCCGGCGGCTTGCAGCCGGAGAGGCCCGAGCTTGGGCTTGAAGGGGCCGTGCTGTATCGGCCGGCCAAACGCAAGGAGGCGTCATGA
- a CDS encoding molybdopterin dinucleotide binding domain-containing protein — protein sequence MTGEGNNGQGELNRRQFLRRVGQGAAVAAAGTILGDAASAQAGTTPPADGETRVVHSVCLACNAVCGVRGEVRGGRLQRVSGNPYHPYNMAFDPIDQDTPAADSLAVPSPVCGKCQDTANHTQSPYRLVRPLKRCGPRGSGQFEPIEWDRLVVEIAEGGRHFAHIGEERHVPGIKDLLSDEPIEPAAPELGSRRNGLVFVTGRLQTGRQQFIDRFVKGAVGSANRIGHTDICGLGFRMGNFALTQGKEIELKADPLSAAYILVFGANVYEALQPGINTYGALMARRQAEGSLRFAVIDPRATRAAVHADAWLPVRPGRDGALALGLARALLDENLCNLRYLSAPSAKEARLRGFGSCTNAPCLVIVDPRHPENGRMLRLKDIDPSKGGQAGETLMVLDAAGRVVAAEATGEAVLEGKAVATDYFGNAWQVETAFSLLRAGIEAHSVETYAAEAGVDAAELRRVARDFAAAGTRGAVTQYHGAGNYICGVHAAYAVALLSALVGSPDMRGGYLKGGGGAGDCETGLYNLKEFPGQRKPGGAAISREKFAYEKTSEYKKKKAAGTNPYPARLPWFPFSAGGLSNEALIGLDAGYPYKAEVLFTYLYNGVYSAPGGLRFKETLLDPGRTPLHVSIDTAINETNIYADYIVPDLCYPEGHHGWLTPHAPALRFTAVRTPMMEPLTGRTADGRPFGTETLLIDLALRLGLPGFGDAAIPGADGATHPLRTAEDFYLRAFANLAHNAKAKPATDADVAFVEGNYPIAARKGLLPNDQWRAVCRILARGGVFRPYEDVFEGERFTRGIERYMVYNETLARTKDSMTGRRLPGTPVWMPPQTGDGTDLANTDRDYPLTLVTYKRHLHTQSRSLWYSRAMAIVPDNAVEMHPDDAAGLGLAQGDRIRLASASNHEGVAGRLELTRMVRPGCVAVSFHFGHTQFGGTALAVKDAASVFLGGSAVADGDRLVPRQAYRAGINPNDVARLDPALGNTPLTDAVAGIPDFSSTRVRVTKETA from the coding sequence ATGACGGGCGAGGGCAACAACGGCCAGGGCGAACTGAATCGCCGCCAGTTCCTGCGCCGGGTCGGCCAGGGCGCGGCCGTGGCCGCCGCCGGGACGATCCTTGGCGACGCCGCTTCGGCCCAGGCCGGGACGACTCCCCCGGCTGACGGCGAGACCAGGGTGGTCCATTCCGTGTGCCTGGCCTGCAACGCCGTGTGCGGTGTGCGCGGCGAAGTGCGCGGCGGCCGGCTGCAACGGGTTTCGGGCAATCCCTACCATCCCTACAACATGGCCTTTGACCCCATCGACCAGGACACGCCGGCGGCGGATTCCCTGGCCGTGCCCAGTCCGGTGTGCGGCAAGTGCCAGGACACGGCCAACCATACCCAAAGCCCCTATCGCCTCGTGCGGCCGCTCAAGCGCTGCGGCCCACGCGGCTCGGGACAATTCGAGCCCATCGAATGGGACCGGCTGGTGGTCGAGATCGCCGAGGGCGGCCGCCACTTCGCCCATATCGGCGAGGAGCGCCACGTTCCGGGCATCAAGGACCTGTTGAGCGACGAGCCCATTGAGCCGGCCGCCCCGGAGCTGGGCAGCCGCCGCAACGGTCTGGTCTTTGTCACCGGCCGCCTGCAAACCGGCCGCCAGCAGTTCATCGACCGCTTCGTCAAAGGCGCGGTGGGCTCCGCCAACCGCATCGGCCATACCGACATCTGCGGCCTGGGCTTTCGCATGGGGAACTTTGCCCTGACCCAGGGCAAGGAGATCGAGCTCAAGGCCGATCCGCTCTCGGCCGCCTACATCCTGGTCTTCGGGGCCAATGTCTACGAGGCCCTGCAACCCGGCATCAACACCTACGGCGCGCTCATGGCCCGCAGGCAAGCCGAGGGGAGCCTGCGCTTTGCGGTCATCGATCCCCGGGCCACCCGGGCCGCCGTCCACGCCGACGCCTGGCTGCCGGTGCGTCCCGGCCGGGACGGGGCCCTGGCCCTGGGCCTGGCCCGGGCGCTGCTGGACGAAAACCTGTGCAACCTGCGGTATCTGAGCGCCCCCTCAGCCAAGGAAGCCAGACTGCGGGGATTTGGTTCCTGCACCAACGCGCCCTGTCTGGTCATCGTCGATCCCAGGCATCCGGAAAACGGCCGCATGTTGCGCCTCAAGGACATTGATCCGTCCAAGGGCGGCCAGGCGGGCGAAACGCTCATGGTCCTTGACGCCGCCGGCCGGGTGGTCGCGGCCGAGGCCACAGGCGAGGCCGTGCTGGAGGGCAAGGCCGTGGCCACCGACTATTTCGGCAATGCCTGGCAGGTCGAAACCGCCTTTTCCCTGCTGCGGGCCGGCATCGAGGCCCACTCCGTGGAGACCTACGCCGCCGAGGCCGGTGTGGATGCGGCCGAACTGCGCCGTGTGGCCCGGGACTTCGCCGCCGCCGGCACCCGCGGCGCGGTGACCCAGTACCACGGGGCCGGCAACTACATCTGCGGCGTCCATGCGGCCTATGCCGTGGCTCTGCTCTCGGCCCTGGTCGGGAGCCCGGACATGCGCGGCGGCTATCTCAAGGGCGGCGGCGGGGCCGGGGACTGCGAGACGGGGCTGTACAATCTCAAGGAGTTCCCGGGCCAGCGCAAACCTGGCGGCGCGGCGATTTCCCGCGAGAAATTCGCCTATGAAAAAACCAGCGAGTACAAGAAGAAAAAAGCTGCCGGAACCAATCCCTATCCGGCCAGGCTGCCCTGGTTTCCTTTTTCCGCCGGCGGCCTTTCCAATGAGGCCCTCATCGGCCTGGACGCCGGCTACCCCTACAAAGCCGAGGTGCTTTTCACCTACCTCTACAACGGTGTCTATTCCGCCCCGGGAGGCTTGCGGTTCAAGGAAACGCTCCTTGATCCCGGGCGCACGCCCCTGCACGTGTCCATCGACACGGCCATCAACGAGACCAACATCTACGCCGACTACATTGTGCCCGACCTGTGCTACCCCGAAGGCCACCATGGCTGGCTCACGCCCCATGCCCCGGCCCTGCGGTTCACGGCCGTGCGCACGCCCATGATGGAGCCGCTGACCGGCCGGACCGCCGACGGCCGTCCGTTCGGCACGGAAACCTTGCTCATTGATCTGGCGCTGCGCCTGGGCCTGCCCGGCTTCGGCGACGCCGCCATTCCCGGCGCCGACGGCGCGACCCATCCGTTGCGCACGGCCGAGGACTTCTATCTGCGCGCCTTCGCCAACTTGGCCCACAACGCCAAGGCCAAGCCAGCCACCGACGCCGACGTGGCCTTTGTGGAGGGCAACTATCCGATAGCCGCCCGCAAGGGCCTGCTGCCAAACGACCAGTGGCGGGCCGTTTGCCGCATCCTGGCCCGGGGCGGGGTCTTCAGGCCTTACGAGGATGTGTTCGAGGGAGAGCGTTTCACGCGCGGCATCGAGCGCTACATGGTCTATAACGAGACCCTGGCCCGGACCAAGGATTCCATGACCGGCCGGCGGTTGCCGGGCACGCCCGTCTGGATGCCGCCCCAAACCGGCGACGGCACGGATCTGGCCAATACCGACCGCGACTATCCGCTGACCCTTGTCACCTACAAGCGCCATCTGCACACCCAATCGCGCTCGCTGTGGTATTCCCGGGCCATGGCCATCGTGCCGGACAATGCCGTGGAGATGCACCCCGATGACGCGGCCGGGCTGGGGTTGGCCCAGGGGGACCGCATCCGCCTGGCCTCGGCTTCCAATCACGAAGGCGTGGCCGGACGGCTGGAGCTTACGCGCATGGTTCGCCCGGGCTGCGTGGCCGTGTCCTTTCATTTCGGCCACACCCAGTTTGGCGGCACGGCCCTGGCTGTCAAGGACGCGGCCTCGGTTTTCCTGGGCGGGAGCGCCGTCGCCGACGGCGACCGGCTTGTGCCCAGGCAAGCGTATCGGGCCGGCATCAATCCCAACGACGTGGCCCGGCTCGATCCGGCCCTGGGCAATACGCCGCTGACCGACGC
- a CDS encoding transglutaminase-like domain-containing protein: protein MRLRFACALVLLVALSAPALAETVRGGTVTYTVDVQAAADAQNVRLWLPYPLSDANQDISDVRLGGNFEQSGVYRDPASGAVSLYAQWKEPKEQPKLTLSFHVDSHYAKLPRLVDNGGPIPVEVVPYLKQVGLTPQDEKSFAAMAKEATKGRKGTLAKARGVYEWVIAHTYRDNDVVGCGLGQPGRTLSSCNGGGKCADISSVFVAVARAAGIPCRDVYGLRMAAPKTGTITGDYHCWVEFYLPGTGWVPVDPADVRKMMLVNKLELKDAKQWVEFFWGGDDLFRIALERGTTDVTLAPKQAGPPLTYYMYPFAQVDGRTLDFFSPKTFAYTVEFKAD from the coding sequence ATGCGTTTGCGTTTTGCCTGCGCCCTGGTGTTGCTTGTCGCTTTGTCCGCCCCGGCCCTGGCCGAAACGGTGCGCGGTGGAACCGTCACCTACACGGTTGATGTCCAGGCTGCGGCCGACGCCCAAAATGTGCGTCTGTGGCTGCCGTATCCTCTTTCCGACGCCAACCAGGACATCAGCGACGTGCGCCTTGGCGGCAACTTCGAGCAGTCCGGCGTCTACCGCGACCCGGCCAGCGGCGCGGTTTCCCTCTACGCCCAGTGGAAAGAACCCAAGGAACAGCCCAAGTTGACGCTGTCGTTTCACGTCGATTCCCACTACGCCAAACTGCCCCGGCTCGTGGACAACGGCGGCCCCATTCCGGTCGAGGTCGTTCCCTATCTCAAGCAGGTGGGCCTTACGCCCCAGGATGAGAAGTCCTTCGCCGCCATGGCCAAGGAGGCGACCAAGGGTCGCAAGGGCACGCTGGCCAAGGCGCGCGGCGTTTACGAATGGGTCATCGCCCACACCTACCGCGACAACGACGTGGTGGGCTGCGGCCTGGGCCAGCCGGGCCGCACGCTGTCCAGCTGCAACGGCGGCGGCAAGTGCGCCGACATCAGTTCCGTTTTTGTGGCCGTGGCCCGGGCCGCCGGCATCCCCTGCCGCGACGTGTACGGCCTGCGCATGGCCGCCCCCAAGACCGGAACCATTACCGGCGACTATCACTGCTGGGTGGAATTCTATCTGCCGGGCACGGGCTGGGTTCCGGTCGATCCCGCCGATGTGCGCAAGATGATGCTGGTCAACAAGCTGGAACTCAAGGACGCCAAGCAGTGGGTGGAGTTTTTCTGGGGCGGGGACGACCTGTTCCGCATCGCCCTGGAACGCGGGACCACCGACGTAACCCTGGCTCCCAAGCAGGCCGGCCCGCCGCTGACCTACTACATGTATCCCTTTGCCCAGGTCGATGGCCGCACCCTGGATTTCTTCAGCCCCAAGACCTTTGCCTACACCGTGGAATTCAAGGCCGACTAA